From the Lolium rigidum isolate FL_2022 chromosome 2, APGP_CSIRO_Lrig_0.1, whole genome shotgun sequence genome, one window contains:
- the LOC124689521 gene encoding uncharacterized protein LOC124689521 codes for MDVSDLSASSMEYESGNTDEEEFNISSANYNAPREDEQSLGDDDVDESMDADGVDVEDDNVEQEEDVDTDNIQSDVLEEATDDERLDSGFVDEVLVGDNSSYDYYGDSDLETIEEPVRRRRVKSVGKKKNGSEDEDESDTEEKRKFYWEVMEKTFVSEAAAYTFYNGYARQEGFSVRKFKFKETKGANKIVRRRRFVCSREGKRNSKFRLWTTALVG; via the exons ATGGACGTTTCAGATTTGAGTGCAAGTTCAATGGAGTACGAAAGCGGAAATACAGATGAAGAGGAATTCAATATTTCGTCTGCCAACTATAATGCACCTCGTGAAGATGAACAAAGTTTGGGAGACGATGATGTCGACGAAAGT ATGGATGCAGATGGTGTTGATGTAGAAGATGATAATGTAGAGCAAGAAGAAGATGTTGACACTGATAAT ATTCAGAGTGATGTTCTGGAGGAGGCAACTGATGACGAGAGATTGGACAGTGGTtttgttgatgag GTCTTAGTTGGCGATAATTCTTCTTACGACTATTACGGTGATTCAGACTTGGAGACTATAGAAGAACCTGTTAGAAGAAGACGT GTGAAATCAGTTGGTAAGAAAAAGAATGGATCAGAGGATGAAGATGAGAGTGATACAGAAGAAAAGAGAAAGTTTTACTGGGAAGTAATGGAGAAGACCTTTGTGTCTGAGGCAGCTGCATATACTTTTTATAATGGATATGCTCGACAAGAGGGATTCAGTGTAAGAAAGTTCAAGTTCAAAGAGACTAAGGGTGCTAACAAAATAGTTCGCAGAAGGCGGTTTGTGTGTTCTCGGGAAGGAAAACGTAACAGCAAGTTTCGACTATGGACAACCGCACTCGTAGGTTGA